In a single window of the Melioribacteraceae bacterium genome:
- a CDS encoding 1-aminocyclopropane-1-carboxylate deaminase/D-cysteine desulfhydrase has translation MFEEYLNEEAKLPFQEVKLPGEISLNKVYIKRLDLIHPFISGNKWFKLKYNLSEARKLGLKTILTFGGAYSNHIYATAAAGKEFGFDTIGIIRGEEHLPLNPTLQFAASCGMKLVYINRSNYRLKHTNTFQEKLVEQFGKVYIIPEGGTNCLAVKGCSEIPALIDIDYNYICTACGTSGTISGVIAGSSNDKRIVGFSALKGGDFLIEQTKQNLSNCEKQDFGNWEIKCGYHFGGYAKINNDLIMFIEEFEKLNSIQLDYVYTGKMMFGIQDLLKKGYFNKGSNIVALHTGGLQGNAGMESRIKLMTKLNHDESS, from the coding sequence ATGTTTGAAGAGTATCTGAACGAAGAAGCTAAACTGCCTTTCCAGGAGGTTAAACTTCCTGGGGAAATTTCTCTTAATAAAGTTTATATAAAAAGACTCGATTTAATCCATCCATTTATCTCTGGTAACAAATGGTTTAAACTAAAATACAATTTGAGTGAAGCGCGTAAACTCGGATTAAAAACTATTTTAACTTTCGGTGGCGCTTATTCAAATCATATATACGCAACTGCGGCGGCCGGGAAAGAATTTGGATTTGATACAATTGGGATCATTCGCGGTGAGGAACACCTTCCATTAAATCCAACATTACAATTTGCCGCGAGCTGCGGAATGAAATTGGTTTATATAAATAGAAGCAATTATAGATTAAAGCACACAAATACTTTTCAAGAAAAATTAGTTGAACAGTTTGGTAAAGTTTATATCATTCCGGAAGGGGGAACAAATTGTCTCGCAGTAAAAGGGTGTTCAGAAATTCCAGCATTAATCGACATTGATTACAATTACATATGTACCGCGTGCGGAACCTCCGGAACAATTTCTGGAGTGATAGCCGGATCATCAAATGATAAAAGAATAGTCGGCTTCTCCGCTTTAAAAGGTGGAGACTTTTTGATTGAACAGACAAAGCAAAATTTATCAAATTGTGAAAAACAAGATTTCGGGAATTGGGAAATCAAGTGTGGTTATCATTTTGGAGGATATGCCAAAATTAATAATGATTTGATAATGTTTATCGAAGAATTTGAGAAGTTAAACTCAATTCAACTCGATTATGTTTACACCGGCAAGATGATGTTTGGAATTCAAGATCTATTAAAAAAGGGTTACTTTAATAAGGGATCAAATATCGTTGCACTTCATACCGGGGGGCTGCAAGGAAATGCCGGTATGGAATCAAGAATAAAATTGATGACAAAATTAAACCATGATGAATCTTCCTAG
- a CDS encoding polysaccharide deacetylase family protein → MKKILLSILVLSVSIYAQTINKQMSVTIDDLPFNFSNRVSNEEMDKIVTKLINKIKEEKIPATAFVNEGKLVVNGIIDNERITILKKWIDAEIELGNHTYSHRSANQISFEEYTKDVLKGELITNKLLEEKNTRMRFFRHPFLQTGRTIGKRDSITNFLRDHNYEIAPVTIDNSEWVFAAAYWNAVENGKISEAKKVAQEYLIYLRDKIRFYESQSQKLFSRNISHILLIHSNTLNADYFNELCKMIRDEGYRFITLEESLKDEAYKSEDEFTGGAGISWIDRWALTRGENREFFAGEPRTPKYILELAEVEYE, encoded by the coding sequence GTGAAGAAAATATTATTATCCATTCTTGTTTTGTCGGTATCGATTTACGCGCAGACAATTAACAAACAGATGTCGGTTACAATTGACGATCTGCCCTTCAATTTTTCAAACCGTGTTTCCAATGAAGAAATGGATAAAATTGTTACCAAACTTATTAACAAAATTAAGGAAGAAAAAATACCCGCAACGGCATTCGTTAATGAGGGTAAATTGGTGGTTAACGGGATAATTGATAATGAACGAATCACAATTCTAAAAAAATGGATAGATGCGGAAATAGAATTAGGGAATCATACATATTCACATAGAAGCGCAAATCAAATTTCATTTGAGGAATACACAAAGGATGTTCTTAAAGGAGAACTAATTACGAATAAACTTCTTGAAGAAAAAAACACAAGAATGAGATTTTTCCGTCATCCGTTTCTTCAAACAGGAAGAACAATTGGTAAGCGTGATTCAATTACAAACTTTTTGCGTGACCATAATTACGAAATTGCCCCGGTAACTATTGATAATTCCGAATGGGTGTTTGCCGCCGCTTACTGGAACGCAGTAGAAAATGGCAAAATATCCGAAGCTAAAAAAGTGGCCCAAGAATATCTTATTTATCTGCGTGATAAAATCCGTTTTTATGAATCGCAATCGCAAAAACTTTTCTCAAGAAATATTTCACACATATTGTTAATTCATTCCAATACATTAAACGCCGACTATTTTAATGAGCTATGTAAAATGATTCGAGATGAGGGTTATCGTTTTATAACATTGGAAGAATCCTTGAAAGACGAAGCGTATAAATCGGAAGATGAATTTACCGGCGGCGCCGGAATTTCGTGGATTGACAGATGGGCTTTAACAAGGGGTGAAAATAGGGAGTTTTTTGCCGGTGAGCCTAGAACTCCAAAATATATTTTGGAACTTGCCGAAGTTGAATACGAATAA